The Streptomyces sp. NBC_00162 sequence AGCTGGTCGGCTTCCACTGGACGAAGATCCACCGGGCCGAGCAGCTGGGCGAGGTCTACGTGGTCGGCGTCCGCCCGGGGGCCCAGGGCGGCGGCCTCGGCAAGGCCCTGACGGCGATCGGCCTGCGCCACCTCGCGGCGGCGGGCCTGCCGACGGCGATGCTGTACGTGGACGCCGACAACCCGGCGGCCCTGGCCGTCTACGAGCGCATGGGCTTCACGACCCACGAGGTGGACCTGATGTACCGGACGGAGAGCTGAGCCGGTCCAGACCCACTGGGGGCCCCTCCCGGCGGTGGCCGGGGGAGTTTGCGGCGTGGGGGTCCCCCCGGACGGAGTCTGGGGGAGGGTCCGGGGCGGACACGCACCGCACCCCGGCGCACACATAGCGGACTCGTGCGCCAGCCGGACCCGGGAAGCCACACGCCATTAACCAGGCATTAAGACGCGCTTGCGACTCTCCCCGCATGTACCCCCGACTCCGACTGACGGCCGACACTTCCGACGCGCCTGTCCTGCCGCGCGCGCGGAAGAATGGAGTCATGAGCCACAAGCCCAGCGCAGGTCCCACCGAGGTCCCCGCCCAGCACCCGTCTCAGACGTCCGCCGCCCCCGCGGGAGGGCCGGGCAATACGGCCGTCACCGGCGCCCACGCGCGGATAGGTTCCATCAGCGCGCACCGCCCGCACGTCGACCTCGAGCCCGATCTCGACGCCGACCTGGACGCCTACGACGACAAGGACGGCGGCGAGCTGCCGCCCGGCCGGTTCCTCGACCGGGAGCGCAGCTGGCTCGCCTTCAACGAGCGGGTGCTGGAGCTCGCCGAGGATCCGACGACGCCCCTCCTGGAGCGCGCCAACTTCCTGGCGATCTTCGCGAGCAACCTCGACGAGTTCTTCATGGTCCGCGTGGCGGGCCTCAAACGGCGTATCGCGACCGGCGTCGCCACCCGTTCGGCCTCAGGCCTGCAGCCCCGCGAGGTGCTGGACCTCATCTGGACCCGCTCGCGCGAGCTCATGGCCCGGCACGCCGCCTGCTTCCAGCAGGACATCTCCCCGGCGCTGGCCGAGGAGGGCGTCCACCTCATCCGCTGGCCGGACCTCACCGAGAAGGAGCAGGCCCGCCTCTTCACCCTGTTCCGCAACCAGATCTTCCCGGTGCTGACCCCGCTGGCCGTCGACCCCGCGCACCCGTTCCCGTACATCTCGGGCCTCTCGCTGAACCTGGCCGTGGTCGTGCGCAACCCCGTCAGCGGTCACCGCCACTTCGCCCGGGTCAAGGTCCCGCCGCTCCTCTCCCGCTTCCTGGAGGCCTCCCCGCAGCGCTACGTCCCGCTGGAGGACGTCATCGCCGCGCACCTGGAGGAGCTGTTCCCCGGCATGGAGGTGCTCGCGCACCACATGTTCCGCGTGACCCGCAACGAGGACCTCGAGGTGGAGGAGGACGACGCCGAGAACCTCCTCCAGGCCCTGGAGAAGGAGCTCATGCGGCGCCGCTTCGGCCCGCCCGTGCGCCTGGAGGTCGAGGAGTCCATCGACCCGGGCGTCCTGGACCTCCTGGTGCAGGAGCTGAAGGTCAACCCCTCCGAGGTGTACCCGCTGCCCGGTCCGCTGGACCTGACGGCCCTCTTCGGGATCGCCTCCCTGGACCGGCCCGAGCTGAAGTACCCCAAGTTCATCGCCGGCACCCACCGGGACCTGGCCGAGGTCGAGTCCGCGTCCGCGCCGGACATCTTCGCCGCGCTGCGCGAGCGGGACGTGCTGCTGCACCACCCGTACGACTCCTTCTCCACCTCGGTGCAGGCCTTCCTGGAGCAGGCCGCCGCCGACCCGGACGTCCTCGCGATCAAGCAGACGCTGTACCGCACCTCCGGCGACTCCCCGATCGTGGACGCCCTGATCGACGCCGCCGACTCGGGCAAGCAGGTCCTCGTACTCGTCGAGATCAAGGCCCGCTTCGACGAGCAGGCCAACATCAAGTGGGCGCGCAAGCTGGAGGAGTCCGGCTGCCACGTCGTCTACGGGCTCGTCGGCCTCAAGACCCACTGCAAGCTCTCGCTCGTCGTCCGCCAGGAGGGCGACCAGCTGCGCCGCTACTCGCACGTGGGCACCGGCAACTACCACCCCAAGACCGCCCGGCTCTACGAGGACCTCGGCCTGCTCACCGCCGACCCGCAGGTCGGCGCGGACCTCTCCGACCTCTTCAACCGGCTGTCCGGCTACTCGCGCCGCGAGACCTACCGCCGGCTGATGGTGGCACCCCGCTCGCTGCGCGACGGGCTGATAGCCCGGATCGACAAAGAGGCCGCCCACCACCGGGCCGGCCGCCCCGCGTACGTGCGCCTGAAGATGAACTCGATCGTCGACGAGGCCCTCATCGACTCGCTCTACCGGGCCTCCCAGGCCGGTGTGCCCGTCGACATCTGGGTGCGCGGCATCTGCGCGGTGCGCCCCGGAGTACCCGGACTCTCGGAGAACATCCGGATCCGCTCGATCCTCGGCCGCTTCCTGGAACACTCCCGGGTCTTCGCCTTCGGCAACGGCGGCGAACCCGAGGTGTGGATCGGCAGCGCCGACATGATGCACCGCAACCTCGACCGCCGTATCGAGGCACTGGTCAGGGTCGCCGACCCGGCCCACCGCGCGGCCCTGGACCGGATGCTGGAAACCGGGATGTCCGACGTCACCTCCTCCTGGCACCTGGGCCCGGACGGCGAATGGACGCGGCACAGCACGGACGCGGAAGGCCAGCCGCTGCGGCACGTACAGGAGATGCTCATAGACGCCCGGAGGCGCCGGCGTGGCTCAGCCAAACCATGACCCGATGGCAGTTACGGCATGCGCGGGTGACGTGCTCGGCACGTACCTGCGCACCCAGGCCACGGCCTTCTTGCGCGGGCTCCGCCTGCACGAGGAGTGGGGGTCCCCCCGGACGGAGTCTGGGGGAGGGGCCGACGCCTCGGAAGGAAGCGATGCGGCGCGCAGCCTGCGGGGGGCCGCGCGCCGGATCAGCGGTTCCCTGGCCACCTTCCGGGTGGTGACCGAGTCCTCCTGGGCGGACGGGCTGCGCACCGAGCTGGTGTGGCTGTCCTCGACCCTGGCCGACGAGCACGCGTACGCCGCCCGGCTGGCCCGGCTGATGGACGCGCTCCACCGGCTGTCGGGCACGTCCGAGGTCCCGGCGCCGCGCGGCACGGCCGGCGCGCTCACGGTGGGCTCGGCGCGCGCGGGCGCACTGCTGGAGCGCCAGCTCACCCTGGCCCGTACGCGCGCCCACTCGGCGACCCTCCAAGCCCTGGGCTCCGCCCGTTTCCACGCGGTGGCGGACGCGGTGGCGGTGCTGGCCTCGGAGGTCCCGCTGGATCCGGTCGCGGCCCGGGGCCGCATCGAGGACGTCCTGGTGCCGCTGGCCGCGGTGGCCGAAACCCGCCTGTCGGCGGCGGTCTCGGCGCTGCCGCCGGCCGAGGACACGCACCGGTACGACGCGGACTGTGACGGGCCCTGGCACGAGGTACGCCGCCTCCTGCGGGTCCACCGGTACGCGCGGGAGGCGCTGGGCGAGGACGTGACGCGCCCCGCGGCCGCGGGCGAGGCCCTGGACCGCCACCGCGACGCGGCCGAGGCGGCGAACGCCTCCGCGACGGCGGCCCGCACCCCGCGCATCGCCCCGGCGACGGCGTACGCGCTGGGCATCCTGCACGCGGACCAGCGCCACGCGGTCGAGTCCGCCCGTTTCGACTTCCGGCAGATCTGGCTCCCCGCCTCCGCGGACTCCCGCGGTCACGCCGAGATAACAGCCGGATAACGGAAGATTACGCCTGTGGGCGGACCTGCCGGATCGCACCGGGTCGTCCGCCATGGTTCACCGTCCGTTCACTCGGCCCGGTCGGCCGCTTCACTTGATCTGACTAATTTCAGCGGTGCAAGGTGCGAGCCGCCCGGCAAACGAGCAGCTCAGCCTCGCAACCGACGTAGTCCTCTTCGCACGCCGCCCCGATACAGAAAGCGGCCGGCGGCTTCTGGAAGGAACACCCGAAAGTGAAGCTTCAGCGCAAGAACATGCTTCGTGCCTCCGCCCTCGGGGCGCTTGTCGTGTCCGGCGCCCTGGTCCTCACGGCGTGCGGCTCGGACGACAACACCAAGGACACCGGCGCGAGCGGCAAGCCGTCGGCGGCCGCCGCGGGCGACATCAAGTGCGACGACGCCAAGGGCAAGCTCCTGGCCTCGGGCTCTTCCGCGCAGAAGAACGCGGTCGAGCTGTGGGTGAAGAACTACATGGCCGCCTGCTCCGGCGTCGAGGTGAACTACAAGTCCTCCTCCTCCGGTGAGGGCATCGTCGCCTTCAATCAGGGCACCGTCGGTTTCGCCGGCTCCGACTCGGCGCTGAAGCCGGAGCAGGTCGAGGAGTCGAAGAAGGTCTGCACCGGTGGCCAGGGCATCAACCTGCCGATGGTCGGTGGCCCCGTCGCCCTCGGCTTCAACGTCGCCGGCGTGGAGAAGCTGAACCTCGACGCCGCCACGGTCGCCAACATCTTCAACGACAAGATCAAGAAGTGGGACGACGAGGCGATCAAGAAGCTGAACCCCGGCGTCACGCTTCCCTCCACCGCGATCCAGGCCTTCCACCGCTCCGACGACTCGGGCACCACCGAGAACGTCACCAAGTACCTCAAGGCCACCGCGCCCGACGCCTGGCCGTACGAGGCCGCGAAGAAGTGGGCCGCTCCGGGTGGCCAGGCCGCCTCCGGCTCCGCCGGTGTCGCCGCCCAGGTCAAGCAGGTCGACGGTTCGATCGGCTACTTCGAGCTCTCCTTCGCCAGCTCGCAGAGCATCAAGACGGTCGACCTGAACACGGGCGCCTCCGCCCCGGTCAAGGCCACCGGTGAGAACGCCTCCAAGGCCATCGCCGCCGCCAAGGTCGCCGGCACCGGTTCCGACCTGGCCCTGAAGCTCGACTACACCACCAAGGCCGAGGGCGCTTACCCGCTGGTCCTGGTGACGTACGAGGTCGTCTGCGACAAGGGCAACAAGGCCGAGACGCTCCCGACCGTGAAGTCCTTCCTGAACTACGCCGCCTCCGACGCGGGCCAGAAGGTCCTCCTCGAGAACGGCTACGCGCCGATCCCGGCCGAGATCAACGCCAAGGTCCGCGAGGCCGTCGCCAAGCTGGGCTAGTCCTGACCCTCGGTGCCGGGCGGATCCCGTCCGACCGCCCGGCACCCGAGGACCCTCCCCCTCCACCCAGGGGGATCCGGTGCACCGCCGCCAGGGGGCCTGCCCCCCACACAGACCGGAAAGACCATGGCTTCCACCACACCCACCCCGATAGACACGGCTCCGCCCGTCTCCAGGAGCAAGGGATCCACCGGCCGCGCCGGTGACAAGATCTTCGCCGGGCTCTCCAAGGGCTCCGGCATTCTGCTGCTGGTGATCATGGCGTCGATCGCCGCCTTCCTCACCTACCGCGCCACGATCGCCCTGTCGAAGAACGAGGGGAACTTCCTCACCACCTTCGACTGGAACGCGTCGGCCAACCCGCCCGTCTTCGGCATCGCCGTCCTGCTCTTCGGCACCGTCGTCAGCTCGATCATCGCGATGGCCATCGCGGTTCCGATCGCTGTCGGCATCGCCCTGTTCATCTCGCACTACGCGCCGCGCAAGCTGGCCGCCCCCCTCGCCTACGTGGTCGACCTGCTGGCCGCCGTGCCGTCGATCATCTACGGCATCTGGGGCGCCCTCTTCCTCGTCCCGCAGCTGGCAGGCCTGAACCTCTGGCTCGACGAGTACATGGGCTGGACCTACGTCTTCGAGAAGACCCAGGTCGGCGTGGCCCGCTCGCTCTTCACCGTCGGCATCCTGCTCGCGATCATGATCCTGCCGATCGTGACCAGCGTCAGCCGCGAGGTCTTCCTCCAGGTTCCGCGCATGAACGAGGA is a genomic window containing:
- the pstC gene encoding phosphate ABC transporter permease subunit PstC, which produces MASTTPTPIDTAPPVSRSKGSTGRAGDKIFAGLSKGSGILLLVIMASIAAFLTYRATIALSKNEGNFLTTFDWNASANPPVFGIAVLLFGTVVSSIIAMAIAVPIAVGIALFISHYAPRKLAAPLAYVVDLLAAVPSIIYGIWGALFLVPQLAGLNLWLDEYMGWTYVFEKTQVGVARSLFTVGILLAIMILPIVTSVSREVFLQVPRMNEEAALALGATRWEVIRMSVLPFGRSGVISASMLGLGRALGETMAVATVLSPSFLISGHILNPGGGTFAQNIAAKFDEANEFGRDALIASGLVLFLLTLLVNGAARLIIARRKDFSGANA
- a CDS encoding CHAD domain-containing protein, which gives rise to MAVTACAGDVLGTYLRTQATAFLRGLRLHEEWGSPRTESGGGADASEGSDAARSLRGAARRISGSLATFRVVTESSWADGLRTELVWLSSTLADEHAYAARLARLMDALHRLSGTSEVPAPRGTAGALTVGSARAGALLERQLTLARTRAHSATLQALGSARFHAVADAVAVLASEVPLDPVAARGRIEDVLVPLAAVAETRLSAAVSALPPAEDTHRYDADCDGPWHEVRRLLRVHRYAREALGEDVTRPAAAGEALDRHRDAAEAANASATAARTPRIAPATAYALGILHADQRHAVESARFDFRQIWLPASADSRGHAEITAG
- the pstS gene encoding phosphate ABC transporter substrate-binding protein PstS, coding for MKLQRKNMLRASALGALVVSGALVLTACGSDDNTKDTGASGKPSAAAAGDIKCDDAKGKLLASGSSAQKNAVELWVKNYMAACSGVEVNYKSSSSGEGIVAFNQGTVGFAGSDSALKPEQVEESKKVCTGGQGINLPMVGGPVALGFNVAGVEKLNLDAATVANIFNDKIKKWDDEAIKKLNPGVTLPSTAIQAFHRSDDSGTTENVTKYLKATAPDAWPYEAAKKWAAPGGQAASGSAGVAAQVKQVDGSIGYFELSFASSQSIKTVDLNTGASAPVKATGENASKAIAAAKVAGTGSDLALKLDYTTKAEGAYPLVLVTYEVVCDKGNKAETLPTVKSFLNYAASDAGQKVLLENGYAPIPAEINAKVREAVAKLG
- a CDS encoding RNA degradosome polyphosphate kinase — protein: MSHKPSAGPTEVPAQHPSQTSAAPAGGPGNTAVTGAHARIGSISAHRPHVDLEPDLDADLDAYDDKDGGELPPGRFLDRERSWLAFNERVLELAEDPTTPLLERANFLAIFASNLDEFFMVRVAGLKRRIATGVATRSASGLQPREVLDLIWTRSRELMARHAACFQQDISPALAEEGVHLIRWPDLTEKEQARLFTLFRNQIFPVLTPLAVDPAHPFPYISGLSLNLAVVVRNPVSGHRHFARVKVPPLLSRFLEASPQRYVPLEDVIAAHLEELFPGMEVLAHHMFRVTRNEDLEVEEDDAENLLQALEKELMRRRFGPPVRLEVEESIDPGVLDLLVQELKVNPSEVYPLPGPLDLTALFGIASLDRPELKYPKFIAGTHRDLAEVESASAPDIFAALRERDVLLHHPYDSFSTSVQAFLEQAAADPDVLAIKQTLYRTSGDSPIVDALIDAADSGKQVLVLVEIKARFDEQANIKWARKLEESGCHVVYGLVGLKTHCKLSLVVRQEGDQLRRYSHVGTGNYHPKTARLYEDLGLLTADPQVGADLSDLFNRLSGYSRRETYRRLMVAPRSLRDGLIARIDKEAAHHRAGRPAYVRLKMNSIVDEALIDSLYRASQAGVPVDIWVRGICAVRPGVPGLSENIRIRSILGRFLEHSRVFAFGNGGEPEVWIGSADMMHRNLDRRIEALVRVADPAHRAALDRMLETGMSDVTSSWHLGPDGEWTRHSTDAEGQPLRHVQEMLIDARRRRRGSAKP